A window of Dissulfurirhabdus thermomarina contains these coding sequences:
- the gatB gene encoding Asp-tRNA(Asn)/Glu-tRNA(Gln) amidotransferase subunit GatB, whose amino-acid sequence MEFEAVIGLEVHAQLKTRSKIFCACPTTFGAPPNTHTCPVCLGMPGVLPVLNREVVTYAMKMALATNCRIRPVNRFARKHYFYPDLPKGYQISQYEAPLAEGGWIEVRAGDETRRIGITRIHMEEDAGKLVHDPSRPVSYVDLNRTGVPLIEIVSEPDIRTPEEAGAYLKRLRELVRYLEICDGNMEEGSFRCDANISLRPAGRDAFGVKTELKNMNSFRHVQRALEYEIRRQTAILLDGGEIVQETRLWDEARGVTVSMRGKEEAHDYRYFPDPDLVPVEIPPGWVEKVRRELPELPEEKRRRFEAQYGLPAYDADVLTASRETADYYEACVALFPEPKTVSNWIMVELLRLLKQDEREIADSPVTPGHLAELLSLVKDGTISGKMAKAVLEEAYTTGKTPAAIVEAKGLAQVSDEDTLRAVIEDVIARHPDEVAKYRAGKTKVMGFLVGQVMRATKGQANPKKVNQLLADALK is encoded by the coding sequence ATGGAATTCGAAGCCGTCATCGGTCTTGAGGTCCACGCCCAGCTCAAGACCCGCAGCAAGATCTTCTGCGCCTGCCCCACCACCTTCGGCGCCCCCCCGAACACCCACACCTGCCCGGTGTGCCTCGGCATGCCGGGGGTGCTGCCCGTCCTGAACCGCGAGGTGGTCACCTACGCCATGAAGATGGCGCTGGCCACCAACTGCCGGATCCGCCCGGTGAACCGCTTCGCGCGCAAGCACTACTTCTACCCGGATCTCCCCAAGGGCTACCAGATCTCCCAGTACGAGGCACCGCTGGCGGAAGGCGGCTGGATCGAGGTCCGGGCCGGCGACGAGACGCGCCGCATCGGGATCACCCGCATCCACATGGAGGAAGACGCGGGCAAGCTCGTCCACGACCCCTCCCGGCCCGTGAGCTACGTGGATCTCAACCGCACCGGGGTCCCCCTCATCGAGATCGTGAGCGAGCCCGACATCCGCACCCCCGAGGAGGCGGGCGCCTACTTGAAGCGCCTCCGCGAGCTGGTCCGCTACCTCGAGATCTGCGACGGGAACATGGAAGAGGGCAGCTTCCGCTGCGACGCCAACATCTCGCTGCGGCCCGCCGGCCGCGACGCCTTCGGCGTCAAGACCGAGCTCAAGAACATGAACTCCTTCCGCCACGTCCAGCGGGCGCTGGAGTATGAGATCCGCCGCCAGACCGCCATCCTCCTCGACGGCGGCGAGATCGTCCAGGAGACCCGCCTCTGGGACGAGGCCCGGGGGGTGACCGTCTCCATGCGCGGCAAGGAGGAGGCCCACGACTACCGCTACTTCCCCGACCCGGATCTCGTGCCCGTGGAGATCCCCCCCGGCTGGGTGGAGAAGGTCCGCCGGGAGCTGCCGGAACTACCGGAGGAAAAGCGCCGCCGATTCGAGGCCCAGTACGGGCTGCCCGCCTACGACGCCGACGTCCTCACCGCCTCGCGGGAGACGGCCGACTACTACGAGGCCTGCGTGGCCCTCTTCCCCGAGCCCAAGACCGTGAGCAACTGGATCATGGTGGAGCTCCTCCGGCTCCTTAAGCAGGACGAGCGGGAGATCGCGGACTCTCCCGTGACCCCGGGCCACCTGGCCGAGCTCCTCTCCCTGGTCAAGGACGGGACCATCAGCGGCAAGATGGCCAAGGCCGTCCTGGAAGAGGCCTACACCACGGGGAAGACGCCGGCGGCCATCGTGGAGGCGAAGGGCCTCGCCCAGGTGAGCGACGAAGACACCCTCCGGGCGGTCATCGAGGACGTCATCGCCCGCCACCCCGACGAGGTCGCCAAATACCGCGCGGGCAAGACCAAGGTCATGGGTTTCCTCGTGGGCCAGGTCATGCGGGCCACCAAGGGGCAGGCCAACCCGAAGAAGGTCAACCAGCTCCTGGCCGACGCCCTGAAATGA
- a CDS encoding NUDIX domain-containing protein, which translates to MSGARRVRCPRCGATVEVFRNPAPTVDVIIEVEGGIVFVERANPPLGWALPGGFVDVGETLEAAAIREAREETGLEVRLRYLLGTYSRPDRDPRRHTVSTVFVAGAAGAPRGGDDARRAVAAPADRPPGPLCFDHARIVADYLRVRRLGLAACLEQRGLDPP; encoded by the coding sequence GTGAGCGGCGCCCGGCGGGTCCGCTGCCCGCGGTGCGGGGCCACGGTGGAGGTCTTCCGCAACCCCGCGCCCACCGTGGACGTGATCATCGAGGTGGAGGGGGGGATCGTCTTCGTGGAGCGGGCCAACCCGCCCCTGGGCTGGGCCCTGCCCGGCGGGTTCGTGGACGTGGGCGAGACCCTCGAAGCGGCGGCGATCCGGGAGGCCCGGGAAGAGACCGGCCTCGAGGTCCGGCTCCGGTACCTGCTCGGCACCTACTCCCGGCCCGACCGGGACCCGCGCCGGCACACCGTGAGCACCGTCTTCGTGGCCGGCGCGGCGGGCGCTCCCCGGGGCGGCGACGACGCCCGGCGGGCCGTGGCCGCGCCCGCCGACCGGCCGCCCGGCCCCCTGTGCTTCGACCACGCCCGCATCGTGGCCGACTACCTCCGCGTCCGCCGCCTGGGGCTCGCGGCCTGCCTCGAGCAGCGCGGCCTCGACCCGCCCTGA
- a CDS encoding rod shape-determining protein — protein sequence MRLLPFGGSRLGLDPGASTVRVFLDGHGPVLEEPAVIARRLGGAVVAAGAEAARYLGRTPDGLEAVHPLEAGLMADYEAARALFRELFRRAAAGPGLHRPRVAVCTPPGATPVECRALGETLQEAGARRVRFLPGLLAAAVGAGFSLESGRPRLLLDLGYGASRAAVVEGPGIRTVESAPGGREMDLALGRWILEAHGLRVGPASLEHAKRRLGTARPPGGAEPRADVAGSRPGGFPTTVTLSGADVRACLAPLLARVAEAVTAAAAALEPGPRAVAGAAGLTLVGEGARLPGLCDYLREATGFLAEVADEPERAAARGAAEALRQRRLRPLLRKA from the coding sequence ATGAGGCTGCTTCCCTTCGGCGGCTCCCGGCTCGGCCTCGACCCCGGCGCCTCCACGGTCCGGGTCTTCCTGGATGGCCACGGACCGGTCCTCGAGGAGCCGGCGGTCATCGCCCGGCGCCTGGGCGGGGCCGTCGTGGCCGCCGGCGCCGAGGCGGCCCGCTACCTCGGCCGGACCCCGGACGGCCTCGAGGCCGTCCATCCCCTGGAGGCCGGCCTCATGGCCGACTACGAGGCCGCCCGGGCCCTCTTCCGGGAGCTGTTCCGGCGGGCGGCCGCCGGCCCGGGCCTCCACCGTCCCCGGGTCGCGGTCTGCACGCCCCCCGGCGCCACCCCGGTGGAATGCCGGGCCCTCGGGGAGACCCTCCAAGAGGCCGGCGCCCGGCGGGTCCGCTTCCTGCCGGGGCTCCTCGCCGCCGCCGTGGGCGCGGGCTTCTCCCTGGAGTCGGGCCGCCCCCGCCTCCTCTTGGACCTCGGCTACGGCGCCAGCCGGGCCGCGGTGGTGGAAGGCCCCGGCATCCGCACGGTGGAATCCGCCCCCGGGGGCCGCGAGATGGACCTCGCCCTGGGCCGGTGGATCCTCGAGGCCCACGGCCTTCGCGTCGGGCCCGCCTCCCTCGAGCACGCCAAGCGCCGCCTGGGCACCGCCCGCCCCCCCGGCGGGGCGGAGCCCCGGGCGGACGTGGCCGGCAGCCGCCCGGGAGGCTTCCCCACCACGGTGACGCTTTCCGGGGCGGACGTCCGGGCCTGCCTCGCCCCCCTCCTCGCCCGGGTGGCCGAGGCGGTCACGGCCGCCGCGGCCGCGCTGGAGCCCGGACCCCGGGCGGTGGCCGGGGCCGCGGGCCTCACCCTGGTGGGGGAGGGGGCACGGCTGCCGGGGCTGTGCGACTACCTGCGGGAGGCCACGGGCTTCCTCGCCGAGGTGGCGGACGAGCCGGAACGCGCCGCGGCCCGCGGGGCGGCGGAGGCCCTGCGCCAGCGACGGCTCCGGCCCCTCCTCCGGAAGGCCTGA
- the surE gene encoding 5'/3'-nucleotidase SurE: protein MRILLTNDDGIHALGLCALYEALREEHEVHVVAPEAERSAVGHAITLADPLRARPIKRNGRPFGWAVSGTPADCVKLAVHELLPGPPDLVLSGINLGANVGINVLYSGTVSAATEAAILGLRAAAFSLDTYQDPDFCFAARFAADLVHWITVLPGPGAFALNVNIPALPPNRIRGLRLTRQGTARFVERFDRRTDPRGNVYYWQAGETLAETEPEDVDSRALRDGYISITPLQFELTHHAFLSMMQIPDYTW from the coding sequence GTGCGGATCCTCCTGACCAACGACGACGGCATCCACGCCCTGGGCCTCTGCGCCCTCTACGAGGCCCTCCGCGAGGAACACGAGGTCCACGTGGTGGCGCCCGAGGCCGAGCGCAGCGCCGTGGGCCACGCCATCACCCTGGCCGACCCCCTCCGCGCCCGCCCCATCAAGCGCAACGGCCGTCCCTTCGGCTGGGCCGTGAGCGGCACCCCCGCCGACTGCGTCAAGCTCGCAGTCCACGAGCTGCTCCCCGGCCCCCCGGACCTGGTCCTCTCGGGCATCAACCTCGGCGCCAACGTCGGCATCAACGTCCTCTACTCCGGGACGGTCTCGGCGGCCACCGAGGCCGCCATCCTGGGCCTTCGGGCCGCGGCCTTCTCCCTCGACACCTACCAGGACCCCGATTTCTGCTTCGCCGCCCGCTTCGCCGCGGACCTCGTCCACTGGATCACCGTCCTCCCCGGCCCCGGGGCCTTCGCCCTCAACGTGAACATCCCGGCCCTCCCCCCGAACCGGATCCGCGGCCTCCGGCTGACCCGCCAGGGGACCGCCCGGTTCGTCGAACGCTTCGACCGGCGCACCGACCCCAGGGGGAACGTCTACTACTGGCAGGCGGGGGAGACCCTGGCGGAGACCGAGCCGGAAGACGTGGACAGCCGGGCGCTCCGGGACGGCTATATCTCCATCACGCCCCTCCAGTTCGAACTCACCCACCACGCATTTCTCTCGATGATGCAAATTCCGGATTACACCTGGTGA
- a CDS encoding NAD(P)-binding domain-containing protein: MEKAKIAVVGAGPAGIAVAVEAKVAGVAPVVVLEKKGEDCDTVVNLFHEGKRVDPVYRKVKVEPIGRLSFDTETREEFLARMDRVIEEYGLDIRYWNEVQKVVPGPGGFRVVTGGGLEVEAPVVVVAIGIFGKPVKPGYPIPKEVKDRVHFSMPKAPPEGEKILVVGGGDTAAETACFLCGTNDVTLSYRREKFFRLNETNACNLDECACTGKVSLKMPSNIQGLSADGDRVKVHFDDGSDETYDRVFYCLGGSTPQAFLEGIGVAFDGRRPKVDEAGETNIPGLFLAGDLMLEKGSIMGAFNSGKIVVDGILARYRDKVLG, translated from the coding sequence ATGGAAAAGGCGAAGATAGCGGTGGTGGGCGCCGGGCCCGCCGGCATCGCGGTGGCCGTGGAGGCCAAGGTGGCGGGCGTCGCCCCCGTGGTGGTGCTGGAGAAGAAGGGCGAGGACTGCGACACGGTGGTCAACCTCTTCCACGAGGGAAAACGCGTGGACCCGGTCTACCGGAAGGTGAAGGTGGAGCCCATCGGCCGCCTCTCCTTCGACACCGAGACCCGGGAGGAGTTTCTCGCGCGGATGGACCGGGTGATCGAGGAATACGGCCTCGACATCCGCTACTGGAACGAGGTGCAGAAGGTCGTCCCGGGCCCCGGCGGCTTCCGCGTGGTGACCGGAGGCGGGCTCGAGGTCGAGGCGCCGGTGGTGGTGGTGGCCATCGGGATCTTCGGGAAGCCGGTGAAGCCCGGCTACCCCATCCCCAAGGAGGTGAAGGACCGGGTCCACTTCTCCATGCCCAAGGCGCCGCCCGAGGGGGAGAAGATCCTGGTGGTGGGAGGCGGGGACACCGCCGCCGAGACGGCCTGCTTCCTCTGCGGCACCAACGACGTGACCCTCTCCTACCGGCGGGAGAAGTTCTTCCGCCTCAACGAGACCAACGCCTGCAACCTGGACGAGTGCGCCTGCACCGGGAAGGTCTCCTTGAAGATGCCCTCCAACATCCAGGGCCTTTCCGCCGACGGCGACCGGGTCAAGGTCCACTTCGACGACGGGAGCGACGAGACCTACGACCGCGTCTTCTACTGCCTCGGGGGCTCCACGCCCCAGGCCTTCCTCGAGGGGATCGGCGTGGCCTTCGACGGGCGGCGGCCCAAGGTGGACGAGGCCGGCGAGACCAACATCCCCGGCCTCTTCCTTGCCGGCGACCTGATGCTGGAGAAGGGCTCCATCATGGGGGCCTTCAACTCGGGGAAGATCGTGGTGGACGGGATCCTGGCCCGTTACCGGGACAAGGTCCTGGGATAG
- the secA gene encoding preprotein translocase subunit SecA — MIGKLLTRLVGTKFEREVKKLRPWVDRINALEPEVRKLSDAELQARTPLFKQRLERGETLDQLLPEAFAVVRETARRVLGLRPFDVQLMGGIVLHQGKIAEMKTGEGKTLVATMPTYLNALTGRGVHIVTVNDYLARRDAEWMGRIYRFLGLEVGVILSDMDEAARKAAYAADVTYGTNNEFGFDYLRDNMKYALEDMVQRDFHYAIVDEVDSILIDEARTPLIISGPSEESTDLYYRVNAVIPSLKKEVHYTIDEKARTSTLTEEGVALCEKLLGVDNLYDPTQAELLHHVQQALKAHTLFKRDVDYIVKDGQVVIVDEFTGRLMPGRRYSEGLHQALEAKEGVKIESENQTLASITFQNFFRMYDKLAGMTGTAETEAAEFQKIYNLEVVVIPTHKPMIRKDFPDVVFRTRREKFEAAAQEIKELHQKGQPVLVGTTSVEASEELSRMLKRMGIRHEVLNAKHHEREAEIVAHAGERGRVTIATNMAGRGTDIVLGEGVRELGGLHILGTERHESRRIDNQLRGRSGRQGDPGSSRFYLSLEDDLLRIFGSERISGMMEKLGMQEGEPIEHPWLSKAIENAQRRVEAHNFEIRKHLLDYDDVMNKQREVIYQQRRQILAGENLREVVHGFMEDLADQFAETYADPKAPPEEWDWDRLREMLLARFGIQLDPPTEDELAGLEPDDLRDSLVELFKAAYAAQEARFGETQMRQAERYIMLQSLDGLWKDHLLNMDHLRDGIGLRGYGQVDPLNEYRREGYEMFMAMVDAFREETLSLLLRIRPMKEREIESAEERQRRRQRRLSYSRGEDQKPATVRRKEKKVGRNAPCPCGSGKKYKKCCGRGA; from the coding sequence ATGATCGGAAAACTCCTCACCCGCCTCGTCGGGACGAAATTCGAACGGGAAGTCAAGAAACTCCGCCCCTGGGTGGACCGCATCAACGCCCTGGAGCCCGAGGTCCGGAAGCTGTCGGACGCGGAGCTCCAGGCCCGGACCCCGCTCTTCAAGCAACGCCTGGAGCGGGGGGAGACCCTGGACCAGCTCCTCCCCGAGGCCTTCGCCGTGGTCCGGGAGACGGCCCGCCGCGTCCTCGGCCTCCGCCCCTTCGACGTCCAGCTCATGGGGGGCATCGTCCTCCACCAGGGCAAGATCGCCGAGATGAAGACCGGCGAGGGCAAGACCCTCGTGGCCACCATGCCCACCTACCTCAACGCCCTCACCGGCCGCGGCGTCCACATCGTCACCGTGAACGACTACCTCGCCCGCCGCGACGCCGAGTGGATGGGCCGGATCTACCGCTTCCTGGGCCTGGAGGTGGGGGTGATCCTGAGCGACATGGACGAGGCCGCCCGGAAGGCCGCCTACGCCGCCGATGTCACCTACGGCACCAACAACGAGTTCGGCTTCGACTACCTCCGCGACAACATGAAGTACGCCCTGGAGGACATGGTCCAGCGCGACTTCCACTACGCCATCGTGGACGAGGTGGACAGCATCCTCATCGACGAGGCCCGCACCCCGCTCATCATCTCCGGTCCCTCGGAGGAATCCACGGACCTCTACTACCGGGTCAACGCCGTCATCCCCTCCCTCAAGAAGGAGGTCCACTACACCATCGACGAGAAGGCCCGGACCTCCACCCTCACCGAGGAAGGCGTCGCCCTCTGCGAGAAGCTCCTCGGCGTGGACAACCTCTACGACCCCACCCAGGCCGAGCTCCTCCACCACGTCCAGCAGGCCCTGAAGGCCCACACCCTCTTCAAGCGCGACGTGGACTACATCGTCAAGGACGGCCAGGTCGTCATCGTGGACGAGTTCACCGGCCGCCTCATGCCCGGGCGCCGCTACAGCGAGGGCCTCCACCAGGCCCTCGAGGCCAAGGAAGGGGTCAAGATCGAGAGCGAGAACCAGACCCTGGCCTCCATCACCTTCCAGAACTTCTTCCGCATGTACGACAAGCTGGCGGGCATGACCGGGACCGCCGAGACCGAGGCCGCCGAGTTCCAGAAGATCTACAACCTCGAGGTGGTGGTCATCCCCACCCACAAGCCCATGATCCGAAAGGACTTTCCCGACGTGGTCTTCCGGACTCGGCGGGAGAAGTTCGAGGCCGCGGCCCAAGAGATCAAGGAGCTCCACCAGAAGGGACAGCCGGTCCTCGTGGGCACCACCAGCGTCGAGGCCTCCGAGGAGCTCTCCCGCATGCTCAAGCGGATGGGCATCCGCCACGAGGTCTTGAACGCCAAGCACCACGAGCGCGAGGCCGAGATCGTGGCCCACGCCGGCGAGCGCGGCCGGGTCACCATCGCCACCAACATGGCCGGCCGGGGCACCGACATCGTCCTCGGCGAGGGCGTCCGGGAGCTCGGCGGGCTCCACATCCTCGGGACGGAACGCCACGAGTCGCGCCGCATCGACAACCAGCTCCGGGGCCGTTCCGGCCGCCAGGGCGACCCCGGCTCCTCCCGCTTCTACCTCTCCCTGGAGGACGACCTCCTCCGCATCTTCGGCTCCGAGCGCATCTCGGGCATGATGGAGAAACTCGGGATGCAGGAGGGGGAGCCCATCGAGCACCCCTGGCTCTCGAAGGCCATCGAGAACGCCCAGCGCCGGGTGGAGGCCCACAACTTCGAGATCCGGAAACACCTCCTCGACTACGACGACGTCATGAACAAGCAGCGGGAGGTGATCTACCAGCAGCGGCGCCAGATCCTGGCCGGGGAGAACCTCCGGGAGGTGGTCCACGGCTTCATGGAAGACCTGGCCGACCAGTTCGCCGAGACCTACGCCGACCCCAAGGCCCCGCCGGAGGAGTGGGACTGGGACCGCCTGCGGGAGATGCTCCTGGCGCGGTTCGGCATCCAGCTGGACCCCCCCACCGAGGACGAACTGGCGGGCCTCGAGCCCGACGACCTCCGCGACAGCCTGGTCGAGCTCTTCAAGGCGGCCTACGCGGCCCAGGAGGCCCGCTTCGGCGAGACCCAGATGCGCCAGGCCGAGCGCTACATCATGCTCCAGAGCCTGGACGGGCTCTGGAAGGACCACCTGCTCAACATGGACCACCTGCGGGACGGCATCGGGCTGCGCGGCTACGGGCAGGTGGACCCCCTCAACGAGTACCGCCGAGAGGGCTACGAGATGTTCATGGCCATGGTGGACGCCTTCCGCGAGGAGACCCTGAGCCTCCTGCTCCGCATCCGGCCCATGAAGGAGCGGGAGATCGAGTCGGCCGAGGAACGCCAGCGCCGCCGCCAGCGCCGGCTGAGCTACAGCCGGGGCGAGGACCAGAAGCCCGCCACCGTCCGGCGGAAGGAGAAGAAGGTCGGCCGCAACGCCCCCTGCCCCTGCGGCAGCGGCAAGAAGTACAAGAAGTGCTGCGGGCGGGGGGCCTAG
- the mtnA gene encoding S-methyl-5-thioribose-1-phosphate isomerase — MTPRPVPPPLPEAIAALAERGGSGVVPLRWSGEALWLLDQRRLPRREAWLRYRSSGAVARAITAMVVRGAPAIGITAAFGLVLAAGALRRRGRAAGLAAWRRRAAVLAAARPTAVNLAWAVRRLEARLAGGAWATAAEARRLLEAEALAAWREDFEANLAMGAHGAALLPARGTVLTHCNAGALATGGYGTALGVIRAARAAGKDIRVLADETRPWLQGARLTAWELARDGIPVTLLADGAAGHHFRQGRIQAVVVGADRIAANGDVANKIGTYTVAVLARQHGVPFYVAAPTSTLDPGTASGDAIPIEERPGEEVTACAGRRVAPPGVPAANPAFDVTPAELVTAIVTERGVLRPPYGAAIRRLLGAAGGEKRP; from the coding sequence ATGACCCCGCGCCCCGTCCCGCCCCCGCTCCCGGAGGCCATCGCCGCCCTGGCCGAAAGGGGCGGTTCCGGAGTGGTCCCCCTCCGCTGGTCCGGAGAGGCCCTGTGGCTGCTGGACCAGCGCCGCCTGCCGCGGCGCGAGGCCTGGCTCCGTTACCGCTCCTCGGGGGCCGTGGCCCGTGCCATCACCGCCATGGTGGTCCGCGGCGCCCCCGCCATCGGGATCACCGCCGCCTTCGGCCTGGTGCTCGCCGCCGGCGCCCTCCGCCGCCGGGGCCGGGCGGCGGGCCTCGCCGCCTGGCGCCGCCGGGCGGCGGTCCTCGCCGCGGCCCGGCCCACCGCGGTGAACCTCGCTTGGGCCGTCCGCCGCCTCGAGGCGCGCCTTGCCGGGGGCGCATGGGCGACGGCCGCCGAGGCGCGCCGCCTCCTCGAGGCCGAGGCCCTGGCCGCCTGGCGGGAAGACTTCGAGGCCAACCTCGCCATGGGCGCCCATGGGGCGGCCCTCCTCCCCGCCCGCGGGACCGTCCTCACCCACTGCAACGCCGGGGCCCTGGCCACCGGCGGTTACGGCACCGCCCTGGGCGTGATCCGCGCCGCCCGCGCCGCCGGCAAGGACATCCGCGTGCTCGCCGACGAGACCCGCCCCTGGCTCCAGGGCGCGCGCCTGACCGCCTGGGAGCTGGCCCGAGACGGGATCCCCGTGACGCTGCTCGCCGACGGCGCCGCCGGCCACCACTTCCGGCAGGGCCGCATCCAGGCCGTGGTGGTGGGGGCGGACCGCATCGCGGCCAACGGCGACGTGGCCAACAAGATCGGGACCTACACCGTGGCGGTCCTGGCCCGCCAGCACGGGGTCCCCTTCTACGTCGCGGCCCCGACCTCCACCCTCGACCCCGGGACGGCCTCCGGCGACGCCATCCCCATCGAGGAACGCCCGGGGGAGGAGGTCACGGCCTGCGCCGGCCGCCGCGTGGCGCCGCCGGGGGTGCCCGCGGCCAACCCCGCCTTCGACGTGACCCCCGCCGAGCTGGTCACCGCCATCGTCACCGAGCGCGGGGTGCTCCGTCCGCCCTACGGGGCCGCCATCCGGCGGCTCCTCGGGGCCGCAGGCGGCGAGAAGCGGCCATGA
- the argJ gene encoding bifunctional glutamate N-acetyltransferase/amino-acid acetyltransferase ArgJ, translating to MRVPGFRAAAAAAGIKTPGRLDLGLVVADRPAVAAGVFTRNRVKAAPVLLDTARLQARAEARAILVNSGNANACTGPGGLADAEESCRLVAAATGVPADEVLVASTGVIGWPLPMDRIRQAIPELARGLSEDGLEAVSRAILTTDTAAKTAARALSLGGRDVTVAGMAKGAGMIGPDLGPPHATMLAFLFTDAPVEAPWWQAVLAAAAGTTFNRILVDGDTSTNDTVLALASGAAGGPPIGPGRPGAAELEAAVTGVCAELARRICLDGEGATKLVRVAVTGAPDDAAAERIARVVAASPLVKTACFGEDPNWGRVAAAAGRAGVPFDPGDLAIGIGGVEVVAGGRPTGLEAEERARAAMRGREFAVELRVGTGPGRAEILTTDLSVDYVRINADYRS from the coding sequence GTGCGCGTTCCAGGCTTCCGCGCCGCCGCCGCCGCCGCCGGGATCAAGACCCCCGGCCGCCTGGACCTGGGCCTCGTCGTGGCCGACCGCCCGGCCGTGGCCGCCGGCGTCTTCACCCGCAACCGGGTCAAGGCCGCGCCCGTGCTCCTGGACACGGCCCGCCTCCAGGCCCGCGCCGAGGCCCGGGCCATCCTGGTCAACAGCGGCAACGCCAACGCCTGCACCGGCCCGGGGGGCCTGGCGGACGCCGAGGAGTCCTGCCGCCTCGTGGCGGCGGCCACCGGCGTCCCCGCCGATGAGGTCCTCGTGGCCTCCACCGGGGTCATCGGGTGGCCCCTCCCCATGGACCGCATCCGGCAGGCCATCCCCGAGCTCGCCCGCGGGCTCTCCGAGGACGGCCTCGAGGCCGTCAGCCGCGCCATCCTCACCACCGACACCGCGGCGAAGACCGCCGCCCGGGCCCTGTCCCTCGGGGGCCGGGACGTCACCGTGGCGGGCATGGCCAAGGGAGCCGGCATGATCGGCCCCGACCTGGGGCCCCCCCATGCCACCATGCTGGCCTTCCTCTTCACCGACGCCCCGGTGGAGGCCCCCTGGTGGCAGGCGGTGCTCGCCGCCGCCGCCGGGACCACCTTCAACCGGATCCTGGTGGACGGCGACACCAGCACCAACGACACGGTGCTGGCCCTGGCGAGCGGCGCGGCCGGGGGCCCGCCCATCGGGCCGGGCCGGCCGGGGGCCGCGGAGCTCGAGGCCGCCGTGACAGGGGTCTGCGCGGAACTCGCCCGCCGCATCTGCCTGGACGGGGAGGGGGCCACCAAGCTGGTCCGGGTGGCGGTGACCGGCGCGCCGGACGACGCGGCGGCGGAGCGGATCGCCCGCGTGGTGGCGGCCTCGCCCCTGGTGAAGACCGCCTGCTTCGGCGAGGACCCCAACTGGGGCCGGGTGGCGGCCGCGGCCGGCCGGGCCGGGGTCCCCTTCGACCCCGGCGACCTGGCCATCGGGATCGGCGGGGTCGAGGTGGTGGCCGGCGGCCGGCCGACGGGGCTCGAGGCGGAGGAACGGGCCCGCGCCGCCATGCGCGGACGGGAGTTCGCCGTGGAGCTCCGGGTCGGAACCGGCCCCGGGCGGGCCGAGATCCTCACCACGGACCTCTCCGTGGACTACGTCCGCATCAACGCGGACTACCGGAGCTGA
- a CDS encoding inositol monophosphatase family protein gives MTPELDTILDAAREAARRAGRLLMEYYGRPLEVRHKGTIDLVTEADLASERVLLADLRERFPGHGILSEEDAGAAGAPPEGPTWIVDPLDGTTNFAHGYPWFAVSVAFMDGGRVQAGAVYHPVLDECLWAGRGRGAWLNDAPVRVSAAADLGEALLATGFPYDVQERPAPVLEALGAVLVRAQGIRRAGSAALDLAGVACGRLDGFWEIKLKPWDTAAGALLVEEAGGRVSTFDGGPWSPFTPEIAASNGRLHGAMLDLLGPFAGRTR, from the coding sequence ATGACACCGGAACTCGACACCATCCTCGACGCCGCCAGGGAGGCGGCCCGCCGGGCCGGCCGCCTCCTCATGGAGTACTACGGCCGCCCTCTGGAGGTCCGCCACAAGGGGACCATCGATCTCGTGACCGAGGCGGACCTGGCCAGCGAGCGGGTCCTCCTCGCCGACCTCCGCGAGCGTTTCCCCGGGCACGGGATCCTCTCGGAGGAGGACGCCGGGGCCGCCGGGGCCCCGCCCGAGGGCCCCACCTGGATCGTGGACCCCCTGGACGGCACCACCAACTTCGCCCACGGCTACCCCTGGTTCGCCGTCTCAGTGGCCTTCATGGACGGGGGCAGGGTCCAGGCCGGCGCGGTCTACCACCCCGTCCTCGACGAGTGCCTCTGGGCCGGCCGGGGCCGGGGGGCCTGGCTGAACGACGCGCCCGTCCGGGTCTCCGCCGCCGCGGACCTCGGCGAGGCGCTGCTCGCCACGGGCTTCCCCTACGACGTCCAGGAACGCCCGGCGCCCGTGCTGGAGGCCCTCGGGGCCGTCCTGGTCCGGGCCCAGGGGATCCGCCGCGCCGGCTCCGCCGCCCTGGACCTCGCCGGCGTGGCCTGCGGCCGGCTGGACGGTTTCTGGGAGATCAAGCTCAAGCCGTGGGACACCGCCGCCGGCGCCCTCCTCGTGGAAGAGGCGGGGGGACGGGTCTCCACCTTCGACGGGGGGCCGTGGTCGCCCTTCACCCCGGAGATCGCGGCGAGCAACGGCCGCCTCCACGGGGCGATGCTCGACCTCCTCGGGCCCTTCGCCGGGAGGACGCGGTGA
- a CDS encoding helix-turn-helix domain-containing protein — protein sequence MNARKRSRPYTLEDVNYVYDNYANMTAGEIAEQLGISKFQVAKIVSELRKKGVDLPEKTVRRQNPIEAFLKQRGIEPKARKKAPAKAAGRRGRPRKKSS from the coding sequence ATGAATGCACGCAAGAGAAGCCGTCCCTACACCCTCGAAGACGTCAACTACGTCTACGACAACTACGCCAACATGACCGCCGGCGAGATCGCCGAGCAGCTCGGCATCAGCAAGTTCCAGGTCGCCAAGATCGTCAGCGAGCTCCGCAAGAAGGGCGTCGACCTCCCCGAGAAGACCGTGCGCCGGCAGAACCCCATCGAGGCCTTCCTGAAGCAGCGCGGGATCGAGCCGAAGGCCCGGAAGAAGGCCCCCGCAAAGGCCGCCGGCCGCCGCGGGCGTCCCCGAAAGAAGTCTTCTTAG